A single region of the Rhodococcus sp. W8901 genome encodes:
- a CDS encoding DEDD exonuclease domain-containing protein codes for MSAPRSARSTDGTQLTFDELDTPLREITFVVVDLETTGGSADTDAITEIGAVKVRGGEIVGELGTLIDPGRAIPPYIVEITGITTAMVRGAPRIDAVLPAFLEFARGAVLVAHNAGFDVGFLKAAAARQDIPWPKFQVLCTVKLARRVLSRDEAPSVKLSALATLFGAETTPTHRALDDAKATVDVLHSLIGRVGNQGVHSLPELLDYLPRVSSEQRAKRTLASHLPRTPGVYLFRGPSDEVLYVGTATDLRRRVRTYFTGSETRGRMKEMVALATRIDHVECAHPLEAGVRELRLLSAHVPPYNRRSKFPMRGWWVTLTDEAFPRLSVVRTATIDALGPFRSRTDAADAAQTVAEFCGLRTCTTRIRRGQPHGPKCPPRDLGGCPAISDDEDGYAVAPERARALFRGTDDAPLHRMRDRIEELAAAELFESAARLRDRTAALGLALRRMQRLGSLTAVDELIAARRAADGGWEFAVVRSGRLAAAGVALRGVPPMPVVEALVASAETVLPDATPLRGASPEEVGLVARWLHADGTRIVRTSAGYGEPAHGAGSWEDWCTLARGAAPPTVLDERQHRAAPEH; via the coding sequence GTGAGTGCGCCGCGATCCGCCCGTTCGACCGACGGAACCCAACTGACGTTCGACGAGCTGGACACACCGCTGCGCGAGATCACCTTCGTCGTCGTCGACCTCGAAACCACCGGCGGCAGCGCCGATACCGATGCCATCACCGAGATCGGCGCCGTGAAGGTGCGTGGCGGCGAGATCGTCGGTGAGCTCGGGACTCTCATCGACCCGGGACGCGCGATCCCGCCGTACATCGTCGAGATCACCGGGATCACGACCGCGATGGTGCGCGGTGCACCCCGCATCGACGCCGTCCTGCCCGCGTTCCTCGAGTTCGCCCGCGGTGCCGTGCTGGTCGCCCACAACGCGGGATTCGACGTCGGGTTCCTCAAGGCCGCCGCGGCCCGCCAGGACATCCCCTGGCCCAAGTTCCAGGTGTTGTGCACCGTGAAGCTCGCCCGCCGTGTCCTGAGCCGCGACGAGGCGCCGTCGGTGAAGCTCTCGGCGCTCGCGACCCTGTTCGGGGCCGAGACCACCCCGACGCACCGCGCACTCGACGACGCCAAGGCCACGGTCGACGTCCTGCACTCCCTCATCGGCCGGGTCGGCAATCAGGGTGTGCACAGCCTCCCCGAGCTTCTCGACTACCTGCCGCGGGTGTCGTCCGAACAGCGCGCCAAGCGCACACTCGCGAGCCACCTCCCCCGCACCCCCGGGGTCTACCTGTTCCGCGGCCCGTCCGACGAGGTCCTCTACGTCGGCACCGCGACCGATCTCCGCCGCCGGGTCCGTACCTACTTCACCGGGTCGGAGACGCGGGGGCGGATGAAGGAGATGGTCGCGCTCGCCACACGGATCGATCACGTCGAATGCGCGCATCCACTCGAGGCCGGGGTACGCGAGCTCCGACTGCTCAGCGCCCACGTGCCCCCGTACAACCGCCGATCCAAGTTCCCGATGCGCGGCTGGTGGGTCACCCTCACCGACGAGGCCTTCCCGCGCCTCTCGGTGGTCCGTACAGCGACGATCGACGCGCTGGGGCCGTTCCGGTCCCGCACCGACGCCGCCGACGCCGCACAGACCGTCGCCGAGTTCTGCGGCCTGCGGACGTGCACCACGCGCATCCGCCGGGGCCAGCCGCACGGACCCAAGTGCCCTCCCCGCGATCTCGGCGGCTGTCCCGCGATCTCCGACGACGAGGACGGCTACGCCGTCGCGCCCGAGCGGGCGCGGGCATTGTTCCGCGGCACCGACGACGCGCCACTGCACCGAATGCGCGACCGGATCGAGGAGTTGGCGGCCGCCGAACTGTTCGAGAGCGCCGCACGACTGCGTGACCGCACCGCGGCGCTCGGGCTGGCCCTTCGGCGCATGCAACGGCTCGGGTCGCTGACCGCCGTCGACGAGCTGATCGCGGCCCGGCGGGCGGCCGACGGCGGGTGGGAGTTCGCGGTGGTCCGCTCCGGGCGCCTGGCCGCCGCCGGCGTCGCACTGCGCGGGGTTCCACCGATGCCGGTGGTCGAGGCGCTGGTGGCGTCGGCGGAGACCGTCCTGCCCGATGCGACTCCGCTCCGCGGCGCCTCGCCCGAGGAAGTGGGGCTCGTCGCACGATGGCTGCACGCCGACGGCACCCGCATCGTCCGAACCAGTGCGGGATACGGCGAACCGGCCCACGGAGCGGGTTCGTGGGAGGACTGGTGCACGCTGGCGCGGGGCGCGGCACCGCCTACTGTGTTGGACGAACGACAGCACCGTGCCGCACCAGAGCACTGA
- a CDS encoding Lrp/AsnC family transcriptional regulator: MINAIVMIHAEADRIPETAQAVADLAGVAEVYSCAGDIDLIAIVKVRDHAQIAEVVTERINKVPGVLKTATHIAFQSYSSADVEAAFSLGE; the protein is encoded by the coding sequence ATGATCAACGCCATCGTCATGATCCACGCCGAGGCCGACCGGATCCCCGAGACCGCGCAGGCGGTGGCCGATCTCGCCGGAGTTGCCGAGGTCTATTCGTGCGCGGGCGACATCGACCTGATCGCGATCGTGAAGGTCCGCGACCACGCACAGATCGCCGAGGTCGTGACCGAGCGGATCAACAAGGTGCCCGGCGTGCTCAAGACCGCGACGCACATCGCTTTCCAGTCGTACTCGAGCGCCGACGTCGAGGCGGCCTTCTCGCTCGGCGAGTAG
- the trpD gene encoding anthranilate phosphoribosyltransferase yields MVRQAVAQGTERVAGATDRSWPAVLGALTDGRDLTADDTAWAMDEIMSDAATSAQIAAFGVALKMKGATPAELRGLADAMLGHAKTVPVSPDVVDVVGTGGDRSHTVNISTMAAVVVAAAGVRVVKHGNRAASSKSGGADVLEALGVHINLGAQDVARCVEEVGIGFCFAPVFHPALRFAGAPRKEIGIPTVFNVLGPLTNPARPRAGLIGCAFQDLIPVVAGVLAERGNSALVVRGDDGLDEITTSTTSEVYVVSGGTVRTQKLDPTDLGIARVPLDALRGGDAVDNARVARGIFAGDEGAVRDAVLLNAAGAIAAYDGLSGSLEESLAAGMEKAARAIDSGAAAALLERWAALTVELAAKR; encoded by the coding sequence ATGGTGCGGCAGGCAGTAGCGCAAGGCACGGAACGAGTGGCAGGCGCGACTGACCGGAGCTGGCCCGCGGTCCTGGGAGCCCTCACCGACGGTCGTGACCTCACCGCCGACGACACCGCGTGGGCGATGGACGAGATCATGTCCGACGCCGCGACCTCGGCGCAGATCGCGGCCTTCGGCGTCGCGCTGAAGATGAAGGGGGCGACCCCCGCGGAGCTGCGCGGACTCGCCGACGCGATGCTGGGCCACGCGAAGACGGTGCCGGTGTCGCCGGACGTCGTCGATGTCGTCGGCACGGGCGGCGACCGGTCGCACACGGTCAATATCTCGACGATGGCGGCGGTCGTCGTCGCCGCCGCCGGCGTGCGGGTGGTCAAGCACGGCAACCGGGCCGCGTCGTCGAAGAGCGGCGGCGCCGACGTTCTCGAGGCGCTGGGCGTGCACATCAATCTCGGTGCCCAGGACGTCGCGCGGTGTGTGGAGGAGGTCGGGATCGGCTTCTGCTTCGCCCCGGTGTTCCACCCGGCGCTGCGATTCGCGGGAGCCCCGCGCAAGGAGATCGGAATTCCCACCGTCTTCAACGTGCTCGGACCGCTCACCAACCCGGCGCGTCCGCGGGCCGGTCTGATCGGGTGCGCGTTCCAGGACCTCATCCCGGTCGTCGCCGGGGTGCTCGCGGAACGCGGGAACTCGGCGCTGGTCGTGCGCGGTGACGACGGACTCGACGAGATCACCACCTCGACGACGTCGGAGGTGTACGTCGTGTCCGGCGGCACCGTGCGGACCCAGAAGCTGGATCCGACGGACCTCGGGATCGCCCGCGTTCCGCTCGACGCGCTGCGCGGTGGCGATGCGGTCGACAATGCGCGGGTGGCGCGGGGAATCTTCGCCGGCGACGAGGGCGCCGTGCGGGACGCGGTGCTGCTGAACGCGGCGGGCGCGATCGCCGCGTACGACGGGCTGTCCGGCAGCCTCGAGGAGTCGCTGGCGGCGGGCATGGAGAAGGCCGCTCGGGCGATCGATTCCGGTGCGGCAGCGGCCCTGCTGGAGCGTTGGGCCGCCTTGACCGTGGAGTTGGCCGCCAAACGCTGA
- the ctaE gene encoding aa3-type cytochrome oxidase subunit III, whose product MTSAVGTSGSAITQRVHSLNRPNMVSVGTIVWLSSELMFFAGLFAMYFVARAQAGDNWPPEPVHLNLALAVPVTLVLIASSFTCQMGVFAAEKGDVFGLRRWYLVTLAMGTFFVLGQGFEYITLVKEGVTISSSVYGSVFFMTTGFHGLHVIGGLIAFVFLIVRTKVSKFTPAQATAAIVVSYYWHFVDIVWIGLFATIYFIR is encoded by the coding sequence GTGACGAGCGCAGTAGGGACTTCAGGATCGGCAATCACCCAGCGCGTGCACTCGCTGAACCGGCCAAACATGGTCAGCGTCGGCACCATCGTGTGGTTGTCAAGCGAGCTCATGTTTTTCGCAGGGCTCTTCGCTATGTACTTCGTTGCGCGGGCGCAGGCGGGCGACAACTGGCCGCCGGAACCCGTGCATCTCAACCTGGCACTGGCAGTGCCGGTCACCCTCGTACTGATCGCCTCCTCCTTCACCTGCCAGATGGGCGTTTTCGCCGCGGAGAAGGGTGATGTCTTCGGACTTCGGCGGTGGTACCTGGTGACTCTCGCCATGGGCACGTTCTTCGTGCTCGGCCAGGGCTTCGAGTACATCACGCTCGTCAAGGAAGGGGTGACGATTTCGAGCAGCGTGTACGGCTCGGTGTTCTTCATGACCACCGGCTTCCACGGTCTGCACGTCATCGGCGGCCTCATCGCCTTCGTCTTCTTGATCGTCCGCACCAAGGTCAGCAAGTTCACGCCTGCACAGGCAACTGCGGCGATCGTCGTCTCGTATTACTGGCACTTCGTCGACATTGTGTGGATCGGCCTGTTCGCCACGATTTATTTCATCCGTTAG
- the qcrC gene encoding cytochrome bc1 complex diheme cytochrome c subunit translates to MSSSPPPAIEGDMPHRPAAASAAKTRRQRKMRRRVTGALILMLGLVSAGFLASALTPAPQVATASDDSAALIREGKQLYDTSCITCHGANLQGVQDRGPSLIGVGEAAVYFQVSSGRMPAARNEAQASRKPAKFDARQTDAIGAYVQSQGGGPTLVRDENGEIAQSSLRGGDVARGSELFRLNCASCHNFTGRGGALSSGKYAPVLDPASEQQIYAAMVTGPQNMPKFSDRQLTLEEKKDIIAYVKQSSENKNPGGYGLGGIGPGSEGLAMWVIGIVAVVGAALWIGARS, encoded by the coding sequence ATGAGTTCATCCCCCCCTCCCGCAATCGAGGGTGACATGCCCCACCGTCCCGCAGCAGCCTCTGCGGCCAAGACGCGACGTCAGCGCAAGATGCGCCGTCGCGTCACCGGCGCGCTGATCCTCATGCTGGGCCTGGTCAGCGCTGGTTTCCTCGCTTCCGCCTTGACGCCTGCACCGCAGGTCGCCACCGCGAGCGACGACTCCGCCGCCCTGATCCGCGAAGGCAAGCAGCTCTACGACACCTCCTGCATCACGTGCCACGGCGCGAACCTGCAGGGTGTCCAGGACCGCGGCCCCAGCCTGATCGGTGTCGGTGAGGCAGCCGTGTACTTCCAGGTGTCGTCCGGTCGTATGCCCGCCGCACGCAACGAGGCCCAGGCTTCCCGCAAGCCGGCCAAGTTCGACGCGCGCCAGACCGACGCCATCGGCGCCTACGTCCAGTCGCAGGGTGGCGGCCCCACCCTCGTCCGCGACGAGAACGGCGAGATCGCACAGTCGTCGCTGCGTGGCGGCGATGTCGCGCGCGGTAGCGAGCTGTTCCGCCTCAACTGCGCGTCGTGCCACAACTTCACCGGGCGCGGCGGTGCGCTGTCCTCCGGTAAGTACGCCCCCGTTCTGGATCCGGCCAGCGAGCAGCAGATCTATGCCGCCATGGTCACGGGCCCCCAGAACATGCCCAAGTTCTCCGACCGCCAGCTGACGCTGGAGGAGAAGAAGGACATCATCGCCTACGTCAAGCAGTCGAGCGAGAACAAGAACCCGGGTGGTTACGGTCTCGGCGGCATCGGACCGGGGTCCGAGGGCCTCGCTATGTGGGTCATCGGCATCGTCGCTGTCGTCGGTGCAGCACTGTGGATCGGAGCAAGGTCATGA
- the qcrA gene encoding cytochrome bc1 complex Rieske iron-sulfur subunit, whose translation MSDAGSGDTPKKYTDDELDRMSRDELVELGTNLDGVDVAFRRDRWAVEGTKAEKRAERSVAFWFILAGLSAIAFIGIFLFWPWEYAGPGEDTYWAYNLYTPLIGFTMGLAILGVGVGAVKFTKKFVPEEVSIQDRHDGGSAEVDKKTLVAQLSDTLDTSTIGRRKVIKRSLIFGGGALGIMSVMPLGGLIKNPWAKGDNSPLWVSGWTPRYKGETIYLRRDTGRPHDIVLVRPEDLDAGSMETVFPFRESERGNDEELFKALRGIRNAVMLIRLRTEDTQKVVKRKDQESFNYGDYFAYSKICTHLGCPTSLYEQQTNRILCPCHQSQFDALQYGKPIFGPAARALPQLPITVNEEGYLVANGDFIEALGPAFWERRP comes from the coding sequence ATGAGCGACGCCGGCAGCGGCGATACGCCGAAGAAGTACACGGACGACGAACTCGACCGGATGAGCCGGGACGAACTCGTCGAACTCGGTACCAATCTCGACGGCGTCGATGTCGCGTTCCGTAGGGATCGCTGGGCGGTCGAGGGCACCAAGGCCGAGAAGCGCGCCGAGCGCTCGGTGGCCTTCTGGTTCATCCTGGCGGGCCTGTCCGCGATCGCCTTCATCGGCATCTTCCTGTTCTGGCCCTGGGAGTACGCGGGCCCGGGCGAGGACACCTACTGGGCGTACAACCTCTACACGCCGCTGATCGGCTTCACCATGGGTCTCGCGATCCTCGGTGTCGGCGTCGGCGCGGTGAAGTTCACCAAGAAGTTCGTCCCCGAAGAGGTCTCGATCCAGGACCGCCACGACGGCGGTTCGGCCGAGGTCGACAAGAAGACCCTCGTCGCTCAGCTGAGCGACACCCTCGACACGTCGACGATCGGCCGCCGCAAGGTCATCAAGCGCAGCCTGATCTTCGGTGGTGGCGCGCTCGGCATCATGTCGGTCATGCCCCTCGGTGGCCTGATCAAGAACCCGTGGGCCAAGGGCGACAACTCCCCGCTGTGGGTGTCCGGATGGACCCCGCGCTACAAGGGCGAGACGATCTACCTGCGTCGCGACACCGGTCGTCCGCACGACATCGTGCTGGTGCGCCCCGAGGATCTCGACGCCGGCTCCATGGAGACGGTGTTCCCGTTCCGTGAGTCCGAGCGTGGCAACGACGAGGAGCTGTTCAAGGCTCTGCGCGGCATCCGCAATGCGGTCATGCTCATCCGCCTGCGCACCGAGGACACCCAGAAGGTCGTCAAGCGCAAGGACCAGGAGAGCTTCAACTACGGCGATTACTTCGCGTACTCGAAGATCTGCACCCACCTCGGCTGCCCCACCTCGCTGTACGAGCAGCAGACCAACCGAATCCTGTGCCCCTGCCATCAGTCGCAGTTCGACGCGCTGCAGTACGGCAAGCCGATCTTCGGTCCCGCCGCTCGTGCTCTTCCGCAGCTGCCTATTACAGTGAACGAAGAGGGCTACCTCGTCGCCAACGGTGACTTCATCGAAGCCCTCGGCCCGGCATTTTGGGAGCGTCGACCGTGA
- the qcrB gene encoding cytochrome bc1 complex cytochrome b subunit translates to MTTTTPSRVAAQAEAVDSRYHIAAGMKRQINKVFPTHWSFMLGEIALYSFIILLISGVYLTLFFDPSLAEVTYNGAYEPLRGVEMSRAYATTLDISFEVRGGLFVRQIHHWAALMFAASIIVHLLRIFFTGAFRRPREANWVIGSLLLILAMFEGFFGYSLPDDLLSGTGLRAALSGITLSVPVAGTWLHWLIFGGDFPGTLIIPRLYVAHVLLLPGIILALIAAHLALVWYQKHTQFPGPGRTEQNVVGVRILPVFALKGGAFFAFTFGILALMGGLLQINPIWNIGPYNPSQVSAGSQPDFYMMWTDGMARLWPAWEIYLFDRYTIPAVFAVALIMGIVFALLIAYPWIEKKFTKDDAHHNLLQRPRDVPVRTGIGAMAIAFYLVLTISCINDIIAYHLDISLNAMTWIGRIGMVVLPPIAYYVTYRFCLGLQRSDRAVLEHGIETGIIKRLPHGEYVEIHQPLGPVDDHGHPIPLEYQGAAIPKKMNKLGSAGKPGSGSWVSPDPVEQSQALEAAEHAGEHEQLKVLTEYQDRARGIGSGNGSGDGEAH, encoded by the coding sequence GTGACCACTACAACCCCATCCAGAGTTGCCGCCCAAGCGGAGGCAGTCGACTCCCGGTACCACATCGCGGCCGGAATGAAGCGACAGATCAACAAGGTCTTCCCGACCCATTGGTCTTTCATGCTCGGCGAGATCGCGCTGTACAGCTTCATCATCCTGCTGATCTCCGGCGTCTACCTGACCCTGTTCTTCGATCCGTCGTTGGCCGAGGTCACCTACAACGGTGCATACGAGCCGCTCCGCGGCGTCGAGATGTCCCGCGCCTACGCGACCACGCTCGACATCTCGTTCGAGGTCCGCGGCGGTCTGTTCGTCCGTCAGATCCACCACTGGGCCGCACTGATGTTCGCAGCGTCGATCATCGTGCACCTGCTGCGCATCTTCTTCACCGGCGCGTTCCGTCGCCCGCGTGAGGCGAACTGGGTCATCGGCTCGCTGCTGCTGATCCTGGCGATGTTCGAGGGCTTCTTCGGCTACTCGCTGCCCGACGACCTGCTGTCCGGCACGGGCCTGCGCGCCGCGCTGTCCGGCATCACGCTCAGCGTCCCGGTCGCCGGCACCTGGCTGCACTGGCTGATCTTCGGTGGCGACTTCCCCGGCACCCTGATCATCCCGCGCCTGTACGTCGCACACGTGCTGCTGCTGCCCGGCATCATCCTGGCCCTCATCGCCGCGCACCTCGCGCTGGTGTGGTACCAGAAGCACACGCAGTTCCCCGGCCCCGGCCGCACCGAGCAGAACGTCGTCGGCGTTCGCATCCTCCCGGTGTTCGCTCTCAAGGGCGGCGCGTTCTTCGCGTTCACGTTCGGCATCCTCGCCCTGATGGGTGGTCTGCTGCAGATCAACCCGATCTGGAACATCGGCCCGTACAACCCGTCGCAGGTGTCGGCTGGTTCGCAGCCCGACTTCTACATGATGTGGACCGACGGCATGGCGCGTCTGTGGCCTGCGTGGGAGATCTACCTGTTCGATCGCTACACGATTCCCGCGGTGTTCGCTGTCGCGCTGATCATGGGCATCGTGTTCGCACTGCTGATCGCCTACCCGTGGATCGAGAAGAAGTTCACGAAGGACGACGCTCACCACAACCTGCTGCAGCGTCCGCGCGACGTTCCGGTCCGTACCGGTATCGGTGCGATGGCCATCGCGTTCTACCTGGTGCTGACGATCTCGTGCATCAACGACATCATCGCCTACCACCTGGACATCTCGCTCAACGCGATGACCTGGATCGGTCGTATCGGCATGGTGGTCCTGCCTCCGATCGCCTACTACGTCACCTACCGGTTCTGCCTGGGTCTGCAGCGCAGCGACCGCGCGGTGCTCGAGCACGGCATCGAGACGGGCATCATCAAGCGCCTGCCGCATGGTGAGTACGTCGAGATCCACCAGCCGCTCGGCCCGGTCGACGATCACGGCCACCCGATCCCGCTGGAGTACCAGGGTGCCGCGATCCCGAAGAAGATGAACAAGCTCGGATCGGCCGGCAAGCCCGGTTCCGGTAGCTGGGTCTCCCCGGACCCGGTCGAGCAGAGCCAGGCTCTCGAGGCCGCCGAGCATGCCGGCGAGCACGAGCAGCTGAAGGTGCTCACGGAGTACCAGGACCGCGCCCGTGGAATCGGGTCCGGAAACGGCTCCGGCGACGGCGAAGCGCACTAG
- a CDS encoding carotenoid oxygenase family protein yields MVASYVYERYAPVRAEVTEFDLPVQGAIPEWLDGRYLRNGPNPIADVRPDEYNWFTGDGMVHGIRMSGGRALWYRNRWVDSEVTSKALHRSAPPEHGRSPLHGPSANTNVIGFAGRTLALVEAGVACAELSYDLDTVDVCDFDGTVRGGYTAHPIEEPETGELHAVSYHFGRGDTVLYTVVGLDGRLRRKVPIRVGGSPMMHAFSLTRDYVVIYDLPVTFDVRSAVTANVARPLRPFAALALSATIGRVRVPRPVLNRLPPTRAGSFPYRWDSRYPPRVGLVPRHGDPTPLWLEVEPCYVFHPVNATSDDGKVVVDLVVHERVFDADRTGPSEGRPRLERWHLEPRVSNRVRRTRLGDEHVEFPRFDERFTTSLHHDCWLVVGSDDLSGEHRLIRSDRAHGVQAMRDFGPRSAVGEFVFHPEAPDAPEGHGVVMGLVSDLGSKSTELRILDARTLEDQASIALPQRVPAGFHGNWIPDTASAL; encoded by the coding sequence ATGGTGGCGAGTTATGTCTACGAACGGTATGCCCCGGTGCGTGCCGAGGTCACCGAGTTCGACCTGCCAGTGCAGGGCGCGATTCCGGAATGGCTCGACGGCCGCTATCTGCGCAACGGCCCCAACCCGATCGCGGACGTGCGTCCGGACGAATACAACTGGTTCACCGGCGACGGCATGGTGCACGGAATCCGGATGAGCGGTGGACGCGCGCTGTGGTACCGCAACAGGTGGGTCGACTCGGAGGTCACGTCGAAGGCGCTGCACCGATCCGCTCCCCCGGAGCACGGCCGCTCACCGCTGCACGGACCGTCCGCGAACACCAACGTCATCGGCTTCGCGGGCCGCACGCTCGCGCTGGTCGAAGCCGGCGTCGCATGCGCCGAACTCTCCTACGATCTGGACACGGTCGACGTGTGCGATTTCGACGGCACGGTGCGTGGCGGCTACACCGCGCATCCGATCGAGGAACCGGAAACCGGCGAGCTCCACGCAGTCTCGTACCATTTCGGCCGAGGCGACACCGTTCTCTACACCGTCGTCGGACTGGACGGCCGACTTCGCAGGAAGGTCCCGATCCGGGTCGGCGGCAGCCCAATGATGCACGCATTCTCGCTGACCCGCGACTACGTGGTGATCTACGATCTGCCGGTCACGTTCGACGTCCGCAGCGCCGTCACCGCGAACGTCGCGCGACCGCTCCGTCCCTTCGCCGCGCTCGCGCTCAGTGCCACGATCGGACGCGTCCGCGTGCCGCGTCCCGTCCTGAACCGTCTGCCTCCGACCCGCGCCGGGAGCTTTCCGTACCGCTGGGACAGCCGCTATCCGCCCCGCGTCGGGCTGGTCCCCCGCCACGGTGATCCGACACCGCTGTGGCTGGAGGTCGAGCCGTGCTACGTCTTTCATCCGGTCAACGCCACCAGTGACGACGGGAAGGTGGTCGTGGATCTCGTCGTGCACGAGCGGGTGTTCGACGCCGACCGCACCGGACCGTCCGAGGGGCGTCCGCGACTGGAGCGCTGGCATCTCGAGCCGCGGGTCAGCAACCGGGTCCGCCGGACCCGGCTCGGCGACGAGCACGTGGAGTTTCCGCGGTTCGACGAGCGCTTCACCACCTCGCTCCATCACGATTGCTGGCTCGTCGTCGGCTCCGACGACCTGTCCGGCGAACACCGGCTCATCAGGTCGGATCGTGCCCATGGTGTCCAGGCCATGCGCGACTTCGGTCCGCGATCCGCGGTGGGAGAGTTCGTGTTCCACCCGGAGGCTCCGGACGCCCCGGAGGGCCACGGCGTGGTCATGGGACTGGTATCGGATCTCGGGTCGAAGTCGACGGAGCTGCGGATCCTGGACGCGCGGACGCTCGAGGATCAGGCGTCGATCGCGCTGCCGCAACGGGTACCCGCCGGCTTCCACGGGAACTGGATACCGGACACCGCATCGGCCCTCTGA
- a CDS encoding cytochrome c oxidase subunit 4 codes for MKIEAKLFEILTVFFILVAIVYGVFTAMSRTGIEWAGLTAIVLSAGLSLIVGTYFRFVARRLDTRPEDYEEAEISDGSGDLGFFSPGSFWPILLAGAAAIAAISLAFFQAWMIVVGVVLVIAAAAGLVFEYHLGPEKH; via the coding sequence ATGAAGATCGAAGCCAAGCTCTTCGAGATCCTGACGGTGTTCTTCATTCTCGTCGCGATCGTCTACGGTGTCTTCACCGCGATGTCGCGGACCGGAATCGAGTGGGCCGGCCTCACCGCAATCGTTCTCTCGGCCGGACTGAGCCTGATCGTCGGCACGTACTTCCGGTTCGTGGCCCGCCGTCTGGACACCCGCCCCGAGGACTACGAGGAGGCGGAGATCTCCGACGGCTCCGGCGATCTGGGCTTCTTCAGCCCCGGTAGCTTCTGGCCCATCCTGCTGGCCGGTGCCGCTGCGATCGCCGCGATCTCGCTGGCGTTCTTCCAGGCCTGGATGATCGTCGTCGGCGTGGTTCTGGTGATCGCCGCTGCTGCAGGCCTGGTTTTCGAGTACCACCTCGGTCCGGAGAAGCACTAG
- the ctaC gene encoding aa3-type cytochrome oxidase subunit II, which produces MNVAQGRILRRAGLAASLGIAAMLLSGCSIDNSVLRFGWPSGVTPQAERMRELWTWSVIAALVMGVIVWGLTFWVVIFHRKKKDSPEFPRQTAYNVPLELFYTAVPFVIIAVLFYFTVVVQNYVTEKKDNPNVVVDVTAYQWNWKFGYRTIDLGDGTAKYEGTDEAATAAALAASKPEGLDEHGREKTGPIHGKNTQDLSYLYYDKIETVGTSNEVPILVLPTGKRIEFVLASSDVVHSFWVPEFLFKRDVNPNPKENHSDNVFQISEIEKEGAFVGRCAEMCGTFHAMMNFEVRAVTPEKFEQYIEARKSVEEGGKGLTTAEALASIGESPTATSTSPFNTDRTVREASTSGK; this is translated from the coding sequence GTGAACGTGGCGCAAGGTCGGATCCTTCGGCGAGCCGGGCTGGCAGCATCTTTGGGCATAGCTGCCATGCTGCTGTCGGGTTGTTCAATCGACAATTCGGTGCTTCGCTTCGGGTGGCCATCGGGAGTTACCCCGCAGGCCGAACGTATGCGCGAACTCTGGACGTGGTCGGTCATCGCCGCCCTCGTCATGGGTGTCATCGTGTGGGGTCTCACCTTCTGGGTGGTTATCTTCCACCGTAAGAAGAAGGACTCGCCCGAGTTCCCCCGGCAGACGGCATACAACGTGCCGCTGGAGCTGTTCTACACGGCAGTTCCGTTCGTGATCATCGCTGTGCTCTTCTACTTCACCGTGGTCGTGCAGAACTACGTCACGGAGAAGAAGGACAATCCGAACGTCGTCGTCGATGTGACGGCGTACCAGTGGAACTGGAAGTTCGGCTACCGCACGATCGATCTCGGTGACGGCACGGCGAAGTACGAGGGCACCGACGAGGCCGCCACCGCTGCTGCGCTGGCTGCGTCGAAGCCCGAGGGCCTCGACGAGCACGGTCGGGAAAAGACCGGCCCGATCCACGGTAAGAACACCCAGGATCTGTCCTACCTGTACTACGACAAGATCGAGACCGTCGGCACCAGCAACGAGGTTCCGATCCTCGTGCTGCCGACCGGCAAGCGGATCGAGTTCGTGCTCGCATCGTCGGACGTCGTCCACTCGTTCTGGGTTCCGGAGTTCCTGTTCAAGCGTGACGTGAACCCGAACCCGAAGGAGAACCACTCGGACAACGTCTTCCAGATCAGCGAGATCGAGAAGGAAGGCGCGTTCGTGGGCCGCTGCGCCGAGATGTGCGGCACCTTCCACGCGATGATGAACTTCGAGGTCCGCGCTGTGACGCCGGAGAAGTTCGAGCAGTACATCGAGGCTCGCAAGTCCGTCGAGGAAGGCGGCAAGGGCCTGACCACTGCCGAGGCGCTGGCATCGATCGGCGAGTCGCCCACCGCGACCTCCACCTCGCCGTTCAACACCGACCGCACGGTGCGCGAAGCATCGACCAGCGGCAAGTGA